TACCTCTTCACTGTGGCCAGATATGCAGCCCTGAAGGAAAACAATAAGGAGAAAATCTACACAAGACCTGAGATGTAAGGATTGTAACAAAACTCATTCATCTGTGTATTTTACACTTTGAgaatataaaacagttaaaaatCTTGATTTGGGTGCATTTTTATACAAAATCATTAAGTTCAGTAAGAACATACAATTCACAATCTTCTTCCACTTGTCATTCAAAAACATTAATTTCACTTGTGTGTTCTATAAATCAACACTGGTACATTCGATGGTCAATAAGAGAATAGGTGTGTCATTTTGTAATTATAGAATACATAAAGAGCTTCTTAATATGTATTTGGTTCCAGCATAACCCTTCTAAATACCACACGTCATAGGATCTGGCACCAGCCCTGGCTCTTCTGGGACAGAGTGCTCGCCCACGCCATAAGGGACAGATTGCGGTCCTCGTAGGGCGGATAACGCAAATAGGTCACACACTCGAAGCGCGTGCTTCTTAGCAGGCAGGATTTTCTGTGTGAGAAAGTATCGAAGCTGGAGCGTCCATGATAGGAACCCATTCCACTGGCACctacactcaaaaaaaaaaaagaagtcaagtGATTTGTCTTATTTCCTAACAAATCTAGCCTGGCAACTTACCAACTCCTCCAAAAGGAAGAGCCACCATCAGACTCTGCAAGGAGCAGTCGTTGGAACAAAAGCTTCCACTTGAGGTTTCGCTCATAATTCTGGATATCACCTTCATTGTCAGAAGCATCAACATATGACAGAATGAGTGAGGATAATTAGGTACAGTACGGCGCACACACTTGGGTCAAATTCCAGCTTTGTTGTACAAAAATTGGCCTCCAAATCCAGACAAAAACTATTATCCGTGTCATATGAGACATTCAGTGCTTCGAAGATTTAGTATTGAACATGCAGTTTGCTTAGGGCCGGCCCCTGGTATAAAACTATAGCGACCAGTAATTTCAACATGGTCGTCGTGTTCTTTCTACTTTAATGGACTGAATGACCTCATAGATACAGTTGTACTTTGAGTTATTGAAATACAAATAAGTCTCAATTTTCTAAGTATTACTTCCAAATTTCCTGTACAGTTAGATTATATGGCGGAGAAAGGTTTACCCTGGAACTGAATATTCCCATCTCAATTATTTCTGATGGGGGAAAATGTTTAAAACCAGACCAAATAGGAAATTAATCTGCTATTCTTTCTTTGTGCGTCGTACCTTGCTGTTGTTGGAATACACGTACACACAAAGCGCTTTCTCCTGCTTGTTGATGAAGGCAACGGTTTCATCCACATTGTTTACTGTAAGAACAGGAAGAACTGGACCCAAGACATCTTGTTGCATGATGGGGTCTGACTCCGTCACCTCGGTCAAAACTGTTGGGGCTTTTAAAGAAAAACAGTTTACGTCAAATAAGTTCCACATGGTTCTGTCAATTCTATTTCAGTGCGTACTCTCACCAATATATTTCTCGGCCTCCGTCACCTGTCCGCCTACGGCCACCTTGCCAGATCTCCACAGCAAGTCTCTAGTCCGGTTAAAGATATCCAGATTTACCATCCGGCCAAAGCTGCGCGACTCTCTGGGATCAGATCCATAAAACCTCATCAGGCAGCACTTCAGGGCCTGCACCAGCCGGGTTTGGACATCTGAATGGCACAGGATGTAGTCAGGAGCCACTATGCTCTGGCCGGCGTTGTGGAAGCGGGCCCAGGCAATACGTTGGGCTGTGACGGCCACATCACAGTGCTGATCCACGTAACACGGGTTCTTTCCACTCAGAACAAGGGT
The Nerophis lumbriciformis linkage group LG12, RoL_Nlum_v2.1, whole genome shotgun sequence DNA segment above includes these coding regions:
- the aldh3b4 gene encoding aldehyde dehydrogenase family 3 member B1 isoform X2, with the translated sequence MSSPPSPSPSRWFKSLRRTRLGEACLKTYPVQCQDLLKRARVAFRAERSVKESFRLAQLEAVVRMLEEHECDFVDALGRDLHKPRFETVVSELILAKNEALFAVNNLRKWMQPQHVERNLATTLDECMVVNEPLGVVFIVGTWCSPVQMCLVPLVGAIAAGNCAIISPSECTTHTATLLHRLVPSYLDNECFHVILAGTNDLADIVELKFDHVFFSGTREEGIRIAQAAAQSLTPVTLVLSGKNPCYVDQHCDVAVTAQHVQTRLVQALKCCLMRFYGSDPRESRSFGRMVNLDIFNRTRDLLWRSGKVAVGGQVTEAEKYIAPTVLTEVTESDPIMQQDVLGPVLPVLTVNNVDETVAFINKQEKALCVYVYSNNSKVISRIMSETSSGSFCSNDCSLQSLMVALPFGGVGASGMGSYHGRSSFDTFSHRKSCLLRSTRFECVTYLRYPPYEDRNLSLMAWASTLSQKSQGWCQIL
- the aldh3b4 gene encoding aldehyde dehydrogenase family 3 member B1 isoform X1, translated to MSSPPSPSPSRWFKSLRRTRLGEACLKTYPVQCQDLLKRARVAFRAERSVKESFRLAQLEAVVRMLEEHECDFVDALGRDLHKPRFETVVSELILAKNEALFAVNNLRKWMQPQHVERNLATTLDECMVVNEPLGVVFIVGTWCSPVQMCLVPLVGAIAAGNCAIISPSECTTHTATLLHRLVPSYLDNECFHVILAGTNDLADIVELKFDHVFFSGTREEGIRIAQAAAQSLTPVTLVLSGKNPCYVDQHCDVAVTAQRIAWARFHNAGQSIVAPDYILCHSDVQTRLVQALKCCLMRFYGSDPRESRSFGRMVNLDIFNRTRDLLWRSGKVAVGGQVTEAEKYIAPTVLTEVTESDPIMQQDVLGPVLPVLTVNNVDETVAFINKQEKALCVYVYSNNSKVISRIMSETSSGSFCSNDCSLQSLMVALPFGGVGASGMGSYHGRSSFDTFSHRKSCLLRSTRFECVTYLRYPPYEDRNLSLMAWASTLSQKSQGWCQIL
- the aldh3b4 gene encoding aldehyde dehydrogenase family 3 member B1 isoform X4 gives rise to the protein MRKASNGDLRTDTSAKGKACSACQRNGRLTCRRTRLGEACLKTYPVQCQDLLKRARVAFRAERSVKESFRLAQLEAVVRMLEEHECDFVDALGRDLHKPRFETVVSELILAKNEALFAVNNLRKWMQPQHVERNLATTLDECMVVNEPLGVVFIVGTWCSPVQMCLVPLVGAIAAGNCAIISPSECTTHTATLLHRLVPSYLDNECFHVILAGTNDLADIVELKFDHVFFSGTREEGIRIAQAAAQSLTPVTLVLSGKNPCYVDQHCDVAVTAQRIAWARFHNAGQSIVAPDYILCHSDVQTRLVQALKCCLMRFYGSDPRESRSFGRMVNLDIFNRTRDLLWRSGKVAVGGQVTEAEKYIAPTVLTEVTESDPIMQQDVLGPVLPVLTVNNVDETVAFINKQEKALCVYVYSNNSKVISRIMSETSSGSFCSNDCSLQSLMVALPFGGVGASGMGSYHGRSSFDTFSHRKSCLLRSTRFECVTYLRYPPYEDRNLSLMAWASTLSQKSQGWCQIL
- the aldh3b4 gene encoding aldehyde dehydrogenase family 3 member B1 isoform X3; protein product: MCLVPLVGAIAAGNCAIISPSECTTHTATLLHRLVPSYLDNECFHVILAGTNDLADIVELKFDHVFFSGTREEGIRIAQAAAQSLTPVTLVLSGKNPCYVDQHCDVAVTAQRIAWARFHNAGQSIVAPDYILCHSDVQTRLVQALKCCLMRFYGSDPRESRSFGRMVNLDIFNRTRDLLWRSGKVAVGGQVTEAEKYIAPTVLTEVTESDPIMQQDVLGPVLPVLTVNNVDETVAFINKQEKALCVYVYSNNSKVISRIMSETSSGSFCSNDCSLQSLMVALPFGGVGASGMGSYHGRSSFDTFSHRKSCLLRSTRFECVTYLRYPPYEDRNLSLMAWASTLSQKSQGWCQIL